From Pelagibacterium flavum:
CATCGGTGCCCGCGTTGCCGCCAATCAGTCGATTGCCGCCGTCAACGCGCGCCACAGCCAAACCGACCGCACGCTCGACTATGCCCGTGACCTTGCAATCGCCCGAGCAGAACGCGATGCGCTCGCCGGTGAGGATGGGGATGCCGCGGGGGCGGACGGTGATGACGAGAGCCTTCGTCTCAGCGCCCGCGTCCAGGCGATGCAATCGCTTCTGGAAGAACAGCAGACGGCCCAATCGCGTGATGTCTCGGCCAGTATCACATCGCCCGTCCCCGGCCTTGTCTGGTCGATCGCCGAGGGCAATGCCAGCCAGGTCGCCGCCGGCGCCACCATCGCATCGGTCGCCCGCTGCGACAGCGCCTTTATCCACGCCAGTGTCGATGAAAATCTCTACAACCGCCTCGCCATCGGCGACGCCGCCCAGTTCCGCACCGCGAACGGGCAAACCATCGACGCTACAATCAGCCTTCTCGCAGGCACCGGGCCACGCACGCTGATCGAAACCCTTGCCATCGCGCCTCGCGCCCGCCAGACCGACGGCTTCACCGTCCTGCTCAATGCTCCGGCGCTGACGGAGGACACCGCTTGCCCCCTCGGCCAGACCGGACGCGTGATCTTCAGCCGTGGCCCCCTCGCCGTGGTCGGCGACTGGCTCGACACCGTCGGGCTCTGATCTGATGCTTGCGGTGTCCGAAACCGTTTCGGCCTGGGCCCCAACCCTTTTGATGCTCGGGCTCGCGCTTGCGGTCATTCCGCTGCTCGACCGGTTCAATGGCTGGCATCGGGCCGTTCTTGCCGCCGTCGCGGTCTTTCTGTCCCTGCGCTATATCCACTGGCGCGCCACCGATACGCTTGCGCCTGCCGGCTTCACGTTCGACGCTCTTGCCAGCTGGAGCTTTTTCCTGGTCGAGGCCGTAGCGATGGTTTCCAGCATCTCGGCCTTCGTGCTTCTCTCCCGCCACCGCAACCGCTCCCCTGACGCGGATGCCAATGCCGGCTGGTGGGGCGAAAATCGTCCCACAGTCGCGGTGCTGATTGCCACATATAACGAGGAGTGGCCGATCCTCGAGCGCACCATCGCCGGTGCCAAAGCCCTGCGCTGGCAAGAAAAGACGATCTACGTTCTCGATGATGGCCGCCGGGAGTGGCTGGGCGAGCGGTGCGCCGAACTCGGGGTCGTCCATGTCACCCGCGACAGCAACGCCCACGGCAAGGCCGGCAACATCAACAATGCGCTCGACAGGCTTCGCGCATCAGGTCAGCCGCCCGATTTCGTGGCGGTGCTCGACGCCGATTTCGTGCCGCATCTGGGCTTCATCTCGAGGTCCTTGTCGTTGTTCAAGGACGAAACGATCGGTCTGGTCCAGACCCCGCAGCACTTCTTCAACGCCGACCCCATCCAGCACAATCTGGGCATAAGCCGCGCGTATCCCGATGAACAGCGCTTCTTTTTCGATCATCTGCAGCCGGCCCGCGATGCCTGGGGGATACCGGTGTGTTGCGGCACGTCCTCGATCGTGCGCTGGACGGCGCTCGATGCCATCGGCGGTTTTCCCACCGACAGCGTGACCGAGGACTACCTTCTCACGGTCCGCCTGCAGGACAATGGATATAGCACGGCATATCTCAACGAACCGCTGAGCGAGGGCCTCGCCCCCGAAGGGCTCAAGGAATACATCACGCAGCGCGCCCGCTGGGGCATGGGATTCATGCAGATCGTGCGTGGCCCGTACGGCCCATTCAAAGCCAACCGCCTGCGCCTGCGCGACCGCTGGGGGCTGATCGATTCCTTTCTGTACTGGGCCTCGATCTTCCCGTTCAAGATCGCCTGCATCATCTATCCGCTGTTCTACTGGTATTTCGGGATCATCGTCGTCGACACCGATTTCGACGCAATCGTTGCCAATTTCGGCCCCTATTACATCATGACAATGGCGTTCATGAACTTCGCCTCCAAGGGCCTGTTCGTGCCTCTCGTCCACGACGTCAGCCAACTCGTCGGCGCCCGCGACATTACCCGTGGGGTCTTTACCGGACTGTTCCGCCCGCACGGCCAGAAATTCAAGGTCACAATGAAAGGTGGCGATCGCACCAAGGCCACTGTCCAGTGGCCCATTCTGCGCGGCTTTCTCATCCTGTTCGGCCTCACCATCGGCGGCTTGCTGATCGGTCTGGTTTACGAGCCGGCCTTTGACGGACTGGCCGGCGACGGCAAGTTGGTCATCCTGTTCTGGACGCTCTACAATCTGGTCAGCCTCGCCCTGACCATTCTCGTGTGTGTCGAGCTGCCGCGCACCGCTTCGCTTCTCCGCCGCGACCCCGAGCGCGTCTTTGTCGCCTCTTCAGGCCGGCGGCTGGAGGTCTGGCTGGCCGATATCAATCAGGATGCCGCACGCCTTCGCGGCGTCACCTTGCCCGTCAACGCTCCCGCATCCGTGGAGATGGCCGGCATCGGCCTGATGCGCGGCACCGTGGCCCAATCGATCGGCGGTACTGTCGATATCGCGCTCGAGTTGACCGAGGAGCAGCGTCAGGATCTCTATGAAAAGCTCCATACACGCGAGGGCGAGCCGGGCACCGGATTTGTGGCAACCGCCGATCTTCTGTCAGGCGTCGCCCGTCGCATCTTCAGCACTGCAAGGCCGGGATGAATCATTCCGGCGGCGTGTCCGGCCGGCGGTTCTTGCGCCTGTCTGCATCCCTGGTCTGGAACCGCGCCAGCGCGTTGCTCAGGCGCGTCACTTCCCGATAGCTCATCAGTCCGGGCACAAATCCGATGTCCTCGCCCTTCGAGAGCCGGCTCGTTGCATCGATCAGCCCGCTCAGCGGACGCAGAAGCAGCGTCAGCACCAGTATTATCGCGAGAATACCCGCCAGTCCGATGAGCCCGCCCCCCATCAGCATGAACCGGGCAAACCGCGATTGCGCCTCCGCAAACGGCGCAGGGTCAAGCCGCAACACCAGGGACCAGCCAAAGCTGGGCACGTCGGCAAACCCGACCTCAGGCATGATGAAGCTGTAATAATCCGCACCGTCGGGCCATTGTTCGATGTAGGCGCCCGAGTTGACAAGATTGGCGGCCCGAAAGCTCGCCAGCGTCTGCACGCTCTGTGCGTCGACCGCCGGATCGGTCGACATCACAATATCGCCCGAACGATCGACGAGAAACGCGTCGAGATCGAGTGAGCCAGCCATTTCGGCCAGCAGATTGCGCACCCATTCCAAATCGATGTGAATGCCGAAGACGCCGCGCACCTGGCCCTGCATATTGGTCACCGGCAGCGAAAAATCCACGAACCTTGGGGGAATCTCAGCTTCGGGCGCAATCAGGTCGGCCAGCAGCACCGCTTCATGCGCGTCCCCGGCGAACGGCCCTTCCAAACCCCGCTGGAACCAGGGCCGCTGGCCGACGCTCTCGCCCACCAGCATGCCATCACTCGCGGCCACCACGGTGCCATCGGTCCGCGCCAGCCCTGCCCAGGAAATCTTGTTTTCGGGGTCCCGATAGCCATCGATGGCAGCCTGGAGGTCCTCTGCACTCTGACCCGGATCGACCCTGTCGGCAAACCCGGCGACATAGGTCCATTCCTCGGCCAATGCACGCCCGAGCGAGTCGGCGAGTGCCGCGCCGCGCACCTTTACCGCCATGGCCGACATTGTCTGCGAATATTGGGAGAGGCCGCGGTTGAACTGAATGGCTCCAACGCCAAGGGCGAGGAGCAGGATCGCGACGATGCAGCCGGTCAGAAGGGTGCGCAGGGACATGGCCGTACTCCAAATTCTCCCAGCGACAAATACTAGCCAATATCACCATTCGGGCCAACCGCTGCCCCGGCGCGGCAGTCGGGGCAGTTCAAAGGCGTGGCGAGGCGGGAGTGCCCGCATGGCCGGCGGGACGTGCTGGCGTTAGATCCCGAGGCGGTTTGGCTCACCCGTGTAAACGAACCCTGGCGTCGTTGTGTCTAGTTTCCCCGCTTGTCGTAGATCGAACGCCAAGGCTGATGTCCGTGCCAGCCACAGCGCTTCAACGGCAGATTTTGACATTTAGACGGTCAAGAGGGGCGTCGGATACGGGAGAAGGGCCAAGGATTGAAGCAGGGCCTATCGGTGTTCGACAGGCCCAAACTCACTGCTTTGGAGCCGGAACCGCCGGCCTCCGATGGAGCATCAGGATGGGTTTTCTTCGGTATCGGGCATCTCTGATTGCATGCTCGCATCGGCCTCGACGGCCACCGGTTCAACCGGTTCGGGCAGCTCGACCTCGATGAGCCGCTCTGCACACAGTTCCGCAGCGCCATCGACCGGATCTTCAGCGTTAGCAAATGTAGTCCAGCCGGCATCGGAAATGAAATTGTCCTGCGAGAAGCTGCTCTCCTCTGCAAGGGCGGCGAGATTGGTGCGGACATCAGGGGCTGCGAGGAACCGCTCTACACAGAGGTCAGCTGCAAGCGATGCACGCGCCTCTTGCGCGCTTGTCTCGGCCATTTCCGCAGCTGAACCACCTGTAACCCAGCCACCCCAGGCAAAGCCTACAACCATGGTCAACACAGCTGTTCCTGCGCAGGACCAGAAGAGTGCCACTTTTGAGGGACGATAGTTCGCCACTTTCTCTCGAATGTCTGCCAATTATAATTCCTCCGATTAACATGATTGCGCAGCGTAGGTGGCGGTGCCCCCGATGTCGAGCGCCGTGGCAACGAATCTCTGAATAGAAATACAATAACAACGAGTAACAATACTATATTGAGCTCAATATTAAGCGTAATTCTTCGCTATTATATTTATAGATCTTCGAAACACAATTATGTGATTTGGAGGATTAATTGGATTTGGCGTTGATGTCGGTTCGTTTTTCAAAAGATTTTTTAATCTTTTCGATTGTTCAAGAGCCTGTTTCTCCTGCAAATTGCGCCTTCAATTTGGGTTTTGGGACGATTTCCAGAACACGCTATCTAAGCCCGGTTGGGAAACTAAGGCCGGTGAAGTAATGTAAATTGAACCGCGATCACTCTGTGAACAACCTTCTGTTCGGAAAGCGAAGCGTAGGTGCCACC
This genomic window contains:
- a CDS encoding glycosyltransferase family 2 protein, which produces MLAVSETVSAWAPTLLMLGLALAVIPLLDRFNGWHRAVLAAVAVFLSLRYIHWRATDTLAPAGFTFDALASWSFFLVEAVAMVSSISAFVLLSRHRNRSPDADANAGWWGENRPTVAVLIATYNEEWPILERTIAGAKALRWQEKTIYVLDDGRREWLGERCAELGVVHVTRDSNAHGKAGNINNALDRLRASGQPPDFVAVLDADFVPHLGFISRSLSLFKDETIGLVQTPQHFFNADPIQHNLGISRAYPDEQRFFFDHLQPARDAWGIPVCCGTSSIVRWTALDAIGGFPTDSVTEDYLLTVRLQDNGYSTAYLNEPLSEGLAPEGLKEYITQRARWGMGFMQIVRGPYGPFKANRLRLRDRWGLIDSFLYWASIFPFKIACIIYPLFYWYFGIIVVDTDFDAIVANFGPYYIMTMAFMNFASKGLFVPLVHDVSQLVGARDITRGVFTGLFRPHGQKFKVTMKGGDRTKATVQWPILRGFLILFGLTIGGLLIGLVYEPAFDGLAGDGKLVILFWTLYNLVSLALTILVCVELPRTASLLRRDPERVFVASSGRRLEVWLADINQDAARLRGVTLPVNAPASVEMAGIGLMRGTVAQSIGGTVDIALELTEEQRQDLYEKLHTREGEPGTGFVATADLLSGVARRIFSTARPG
- a CDS encoding cache domain-containing protein — protein: MSLRTLLTGCIVAILLLALGVGAIQFNRGLSQYSQTMSAMAVKVRGAALADSLGRALAEEWTYVAGFADRVDPGQSAEDLQAAIDGYRDPENKISWAGLARTDGTVVAASDGMLVGESVGQRPWFQRGLEGPFAGDAHEAVLLADLIAPEAEIPPRFVDFSLPVTNMQGQVRGVFGIHIDLEWVRNLLAEMAGSLDLDAFLVDRSGDIVMSTDPAVDAQSVQTLASFRAANLVNSGAYIEQWPDGADYYSFIMPEVGFADVPSFGWSLVLRLDPAPFAEAQSRFARFMLMGGGLIGLAGILAIILVLTLLLRPLSGLIDATSRLSKGEDIGFVPGLMSYREVTRLSNALARFQTRDADRRKNRRPDTPPE
- a CDS encoding HlyD family efflux transporter periplasmic adaptor subunit; this encodes MKYLLRALGVLAIVVALYIMVGEQLVGSSGSAFVNARLATIRTPIEGRVEMAPLAIGARVAANQSIAAVNARHSQTDRTLDYARDLAIARAERDALAGEDGDAAGADGDDESLRLSARVQAMQSLLEEQQTAQSRDVSASITSPVPGLVWSIAEGNASQVAAGATIASVARCDSAFIHASVDENLYNRLAIGDAAQFRTANGQTIDATISLLAGTGPRTLIETLAIAPRARQTDGFTVLLNAPALTEDTACPLGQTGRVIFSRGPLAVVGDWLDTVGL